From the genome of Apodemus sylvaticus chromosome 3, mApoSyl1.1, whole genome shotgun sequence, one region includes:
- the Tnfrsf18 gene encoding tumor necrosis factor receptor superfamily member 18 isoform X1 — protein MLEQELLKSANRRLRRSTMGAWAMLYGVSLICVLDLGQQSVAEEPSCGPGRVQNGTGTNTRCCSLCAPGKDCSKEKCICVKPEYHCEDPQCETCKHYPCQPGQRVESQGTIKFGFRCVDCAMGTFSAGREGHCRLWTNCSQFGFLTMFPGNKTHNAVCIPEPLPTEQYGHLTVIFLVMAACILFLTTVQLGLHIWQLRRQHMCPRVLETQPLLEVQLPPAEDACSFQFPEEERGEQTEEKCHLGDRWP, from the exons aTGTTGGAGCAGGAACTCCTGAAATCAGCCAACAGAAGACTCAGGAGAAGCACTATGGGGGCATGGGCCATGCTGTATGGAGTCTCACTGATTTGTGTGCTGGACCTAGGTCAGCAGAGCGTTGCTGAGGAGCCTAGCTGTGGCCCTGGCAGGGTCCAGAATGGAACTGGCACCAACACACGCTGCTGCAGCCTGTGTGCTCCAG GCAAGGACTGTTCAAAAGAAAAGTGCATATGTGTCAAGCCTGAGTACCACTGTGAAGACCCTCAGTGCGAGACCTGCAAGCACTACCCCTGCCAACCAGGCCAGAGGGTGGAGTCTCAAG GGACTATTAAGTTTGGCTTCCGGTGTGTTGACTGTGCCATGGGTACCTTCTCCGCAGGTCGTGAGGGCCACTGCAGACTTTGGACCAA CTGTTCTCAGTTTGGATTTCTCACCATGTTCCCTGGGAACAAGACCCACAATGCTGTGTGCATCCCGGAGCCACTGCCCACTGAGCAATATGGCCATTTGACTGTCATCTTCCTGGTCATGGCTGCATGCATTCTCTTCCTAACCACAGTCCAGCTCGGCCTGCACATATGGCAGCTGAGGAGGCAACACATGTGTCCCCGAG TTTTAGAGACCCAGCCACTCCTGGAGGTGCAGTTGCCACCAGCTGAGGATGCTTGCAGCTTCCAGTTCCCTGAGGAGGAACGTGGGGAGCAGACGGAGGAGAAGTGTCATCTGGGGGACCGGTGGCCATGA
- the Tnfrsf18 gene encoding tumor necrosis factor receptor superfamily member 18 isoform X2, with the protein MLEQELLKSANRRLRRSTMGAWAMLYGVSLICVLDLGQQSVAEEPSCGPGRVQNGTGTNTRCCSLCAPGKDCSKEKCICVKPEYHCEDPQCETCKHYPCQPGQRVESQGTIKFGFRCVDCAMGTFSAGREGHCRLWTNCSQFGFLTMFPGNKTHNAVCIPEPLPTEQYGHLTVIFLVMAACILFLTTVQLGLHIWQLRRQHMCPRGHFRDPATPGGAVATS; encoded by the exons aTGTTGGAGCAGGAACTCCTGAAATCAGCCAACAGAAGACTCAGGAGAAGCACTATGGGGGCATGGGCCATGCTGTATGGAGTCTCACTGATTTGTGTGCTGGACCTAGGTCAGCAGAGCGTTGCTGAGGAGCCTAGCTGTGGCCCTGGCAGGGTCCAGAATGGAACTGGCACCAACACACGCTGCTGCAGCCTGTGTGCTCCAG GCAAGGACTGTTCAAAAGAAAAGTGCATATGTGTCAAGCCTGAGTACCACTGTGAAGACCCTCAGTGCGAGACCTGCAAGCACTACCCCTGCCAACCAGGCCAGAGGGTGGAGTCTCAAG GGACTATTAAGTTTGGCTTCCGGTGTGTTGACTGTGCCATGGGTACCTTCTCCGCAGGTCGTGAGGGCCACTGCAGACTTTGGACCAA CTGTTCTCAGTTTGGATTTCTCACCATGTTCCCTGGGAACAAGACCCACAATGCTGTGTGCATCCCGGAGCCACTGCCCACTGAGCAATATGGCCATTTGACTGTCATCTTCCTGGTCATGGCTGCATGCATTCTCTTCCTAACCACAGTCCAGCTCGGCCTGCACATATGGCAGCTGAGGAGGCAACACATGTGTCCCCGAGGTCA TTTTAGAGACCCAGCCACTCCTGGAGGTGCAGTTGCCACCAGCTGA